The DNA segment AACAACCCTGTCACCTTTACAAACGAAAATCCTGTAGGGTCAGGCCCGCTAACAGAGATCAAACGATTCAAGTCGATGATTTATGAGCAATGCCGCAACCCGTATTACTGGGATAACGACAACCTAGATATCGATTGTATCCGCGCACCACAATTTGCATCGAACGATCAAGCGCTGCTGGCTGCGCAAACTGGTAAACTCGATTGGTTTGGCATGTTCGTGGCTGAGATTGACAAAACCTTCGTCGCCCGGGACAAAGATAATAATAAGTATTGGTTCCCGCCAAACAGCCTTGTCTTCTACGCTATGAACAGCCAAATTGAAGATCCAGTCCTTAACGCTACATTCAATGATATTGCCTTCCGCCGCGCATTCTCGATGGCCTTAGATCGTGAAACATTACGCGTGAACGGTGCCAATGGTTATCCAACATTGAATGATGACCCAACATTACTTGGCGCGCCTTATGCCAGTTGGAATGATCCAGCTGTTCTCGACAAGTACAAAAAATACACTACTTTTTCTATCGATAATGCCAAAGCAGAGCTTGCTGCCGCGGGCTACAAAGACACTAACAATGACGGTTTTATTGAGACACCAAAAGGTGAAGCAATAGAATTTGATATTGTGGTGCCCAATGGATGGACAGATTGGATCAACGTCGTCACTTTATCGCTAGAGACACTGCGAAAAGTGGGTATTAACGCTAACCTAAAATCCCCAGAAGCGACGGTATGGACCAGCAGCCAGCTAAATGCTAATTATGAAGTTGTACTGAATGCCACAGTACGTGAGTCTAACCCATACAACTACTACAACCTGCTGCTTCACTCTGAACACATGGGTATTCCCGGTAATCGCTTTGCGTCGCATCGTTTTGCAGATAAGGAACTCGATGCCATTTTAGATGAGTTTCCAACAGCTCTTGATGACACCACTAAGGCTAACATCATTGACCGCGCGCAAGTTCGAGTTGCTGAAAATATGCCGATAATCCCTGTGTTTAACAATCCAATGTGGTACGAATATAGCACCAAAAACTTCACCGGTTTCTGGGATGGTGATAACGCGAAAGGTAACCCTATTGTTTTTCAATATAACCCGGAACGTTTGTTGATGTTGCTTGATCTTAAGCCTCGTTAATGATTGTTCCCCCTAGAAAAGAGCCCTAGTCAGGCTCTTTTCACCCTTTTGTTAGCATTTGTTTAACATTTTTCTGCTCCCGCAGCAATTTTGGAAGTATTTATGTTGTTTCTCGTTCGTCGTTTATTCTTATATTTTTTGGCCTTTATTGTCGCCGCTACCCTTAACTTTATTTTGCCCAGATTCATGCCCGGAGATCCCGTTGACGTTATCTTGGCAAATGCAGGTGATTCACTTACTTTTGAGGCCGAAACCGCTTTACGCGAAGCATTGGGTTTCACTCAAGACTCGAGTCTAATCGAACAGTATTTCCAGTACATTGGAAACGTTTTAGACTTTAATTTTGGTGTTTCAATCAAATTTTTCCCAGCGCCAGTTTGGGATATTCTTAGTCCCGCGCTAGGTTGGACGGTATTCTTAGCGGGAACTGCCACGTTACTCTCTTTTAGTATAGGTAGCTTCCTGGGTATTATCTCGGCATGGCGCCGAGGCACCCGTTTCGACTCTGTAGTTACGTTAACTGGCGTTATTTTGCATGCGATTCCACCAGTGATCATTGCCCTCCTTTCACTCCTATTATTTTCAGTGATTTTGCAGTGGTTTCCTACTGGCCGAGCGTATGACCTTTACCTCGACCCAGAATGGAGTTGGGAGTTTATCGGCAGTCTGGCCTATCACGCAGTGCTACCAATTGGTTCGTTGGTACTTTATCAATACGGCGCATACTTATTGCCAATGCGAAATAGCATGATCAATTTACTCGGTGAAGATTTTATTGCGCTAGGTCGTGCTAAAGGATTGGGAGAGAAGCGTGTAATGATGCGCTATGGCGCACGTAATGCTTTGCTTCCTGCAATAACAGCGTTGTCTATGGCGATTGGGTTTGTTTTGGGCGGCTCACTAGTGACTGAAATGATCTTTAACTACCCAGGTGTAGGCAACACTTTATTCCAAGCAATCAAAGCTAGAGATTATCCATTAATTCAGGGAGTACTATTACTTGTCACTATGACCATTTTGGTTGCAAACTTTATAGCTGATCTGCTTTACGTGGTCTTCGATCCTCGTGTTCGCACTGGAGGGGCACAATAATGAACAACGAAAACTTCTTTCAAAAGATACTAAAAAACAAAAAATCTAAAATAGGTATTGTTCTAATTGCGATAATGATGTTGTTGTCTATTTTAGCGCCTCTTATTGCTCCGTATGGCGCTTTAGAGCGCGTTGGTAACCCGCACGAAGCACCAAGTTGGGACCATCTCTTGGGTACCACTCGCTTGGGCTACGATGTCTTTTCTCAATTGATGTATGGTGGCCGTGTATCACTCTTTGTTGGCTTGGCAGCTGGTTCCATGGTGGCATTTTTGGCCGTTATGATGGGTATCACAGCCGCTTATTTTGGTAAATGGGTCGATGAATTTATCTCTGTGATTATCAATATCGTACTAGTAATCCCACAACTACCACTGCTTATTGTACTGGCTGCATTAATTGGTGAAACGGGTCCTTTATCGATTGCTCTTATTATCGGCTTAACCAGTTGGGCGTGGGGTGGACGTGTGGTTCGTTCTCAAGCTTTAGCTGTTCGTCAGCGTGATTTCATTCATGCTTCTGAGCTGATTGGCGATCCACCTTTTCATATCATTTTAAAAGAATTATTACCTAACCTAATCTCGATTATCGGCAGTAACTTTATCGGTGTGGTTATCTACGCCATCATGACTGAAGCCACCCTTTCGTTTATCGGACTAGGTAATGCTGAAATAGTCACTTGGGGTACTCAGTTGTATCACGCTAACAATTCGGCTGCGGTCGTCGTTGGAGCATGGTGGGAGCTCTTGGCCCCATGTATCGCCATCATCATCGTAGGTACAGGTCTTGCCCTACTTAACTTCGGTATAGATGAAGTGAGTAACCCCAAATTGCAAGCGCAAACTTGGTTTGCACGTTGGAAAAAAGAACAACAAAAAGCCCAAGCAGCGGAGGCAAAACAATGAGTGCTGTTATAGAAGTCAAAGATATTATAGTCGATTACATTACGGAAAGCGGCCATGCTCGAGCCGTAGACAATGTCAGTTTTTCAATTAAAAAGGGAGAAATCCTAGGCCTAGCGGGTGAAAGTGGCTGCGGAAAAAGCACCATAGCCATGGCTATCCCCCAGCTTCATCAACCTCCTGCCGTGATTAGTGGTGGCGAAGTATGGATGAGTGGTAAAGACGTACTGAAGCTTGATGAAACTGGCTTAAATAGCTTACGCTGGAATACTATCTCGCTTGTATTTCAATCTGCAATGAACGCACTAAATCCTGTGGTCTCTGTCTATAAACAGTTCGAAGATGTGCTACTGGAGCACAAAGCGGTCAACAATAAAAAAGAGGCTGAAACACGTACTCGTGAGCTATTTTCTCTGGTGGATATTCACTCCGACCGAATTTATGACTATCCGCATCAG comes from the Vibrio sp. DW001 genome and includes:
- a CDS encoding ABC transporter substrate-binding protein, whose translation is MSKTKRTFTAISAGIMLAGSMAVPSAVAKDVTLTIFNKLTTAHVRNFNPYNEISRVETTRHFIYEPLIIFNSMNNMEPHYRLATAFEYNDDNSAITMTLRQGVKWSDGQSFDADDVMFSFDLVMNNSALDAINIVEKVARVEKIDDFTVKFTLAKPSTLGLYDVAKAIIVPQHIWANVNNPVTFTNENPVGSGPLTEIKRFKSMIYEQCRNPYYWDNDNLDIDCIRAPQFASNDQALLAAQTGKLDWFGMFVAEIDKTFVARDKDNNKYWFPPNSLVFYAMNSQIEDPVLNATFNDIAFRRAFSMALDRETLRVNGANGYPTLNDDPTLLGAPYASWNDPAVLDKYKKYTTFSIDNAKAELAAAGYKDTNNDGFIETPKGEAIEFDIVVPNGWTDWINVVTLSLETLRKVGINANLKSPEATVWTSSQLNANYEVVLNATVRESNPYNYYNLLLHSEHMGIPGNRFASHRFADKELDAILDEFPTALDDTTKANIIDRAQVRVAENMPIIPVFNNPMWYEYSTKNFTGFWDGDNAKGNPIVFQYNPERLLMLLDLKPR
- a CDS encoding ABC transporter permease, translated to MLFLVRRLFLYFLAFIVAATLNFILPRFMPGDPVDVILANAGDSLTFEAETALREALGFTQDSSLIEQYFQYIGNVLDFNFGVSIKFFPAPVWDILSPALGWTVFLAGTATLLSFSIGSFLGIISAWRRGTRFDSVVTLTGVILHAIPPVIIALLSLLLFSVILQWFPTGRAYDLYLDPEWSWEFIGSLAYHAVLPIGSLVLYQYGAYLLPMRNSMINLLGEDFIALGRAKGLGEKRVMMRYGARNALLPAITALSMAIGFVLGGSLVTEMIFNYPGVGNTLFQAIKARDYPLIQGVLLLVTMTILVANFIADLLYVVFDPRVRTGGAQ
- a CDS encoding ABC transporter permease, coding for MNNENFFQKILKNKKSKIGIVLIAIMMLLSILAPLIAPYGALERVGNPHEAPSWDHLLGTTRLGYDVFSQLMYGGRVSLFVGLAAGSMVAFLAVMMGITAAYFGKWVDEFISVIINIVLVIPQLPLLIVLAALIGETGPLSIALIIGLTSWAWGGRVVRSQALAVRQRDFIHASELIGDPPFHIILKELLPNLISIIGSNFIGVVIYAIMTEATLSFIGLGNAEIVTWGTQLYHANNSAAVVVGAWWELLAPCIAIIIVGTGLALLNFGIDEVSNPKLQAQTWFARWKKEQQKAQAAEAKQ